Below is a window of Candidatus Viadribacter manganicus DNA.
GCGCTTGGCGCGGGCGGCGTTCTCGTTCTCGCCGCAGCGATGAACTTTGCGCTCTACCCAGACGCACTCGCCGAAGTCATATCTGGCGAACGGCCGATCATCGGATTCGTTCCAGCCGAACCTGCAGGAAACACGCTCTCCACCGCGACGCCCACGGTGCTGAACGAAAACGAAGTTCGTTTGCTCGCCGCCACCGTCTGGGGCGAAGCGCGCAGCGAAGGCGAAGACGGCATGCGCGCCGTCGCGCACGTGATGGTCAACCGCATTGGGCCGCGCTTCGGCGAAGACCTCGCCACGGTGATTCTCTCACCCAAACAATTCTCCGTTTGGAACCGCGGCGATCCAAACCGCCGCACCGTGATCAACCTTGCGCGCGATCCTTCGAGCATCGCCACAGATCCACAATGGCTGGTGGCAGATCAAGTCGCGCGCGAAGTTTTGAGCGGCGCTTCCGTCGATCCAACCGGCGGCGCGCTCTTCTATCACACACGCGCCGTGCGCCCGCGCTGGGCGCGCATCGGCCAAGGCCGCCAAGTGATTGGCCAACACATCTTCTACGTCGACGTGCCCGATCCGGGCGTGCGCGACACGCCGCGCCTGATCGA
It encodes the following:
- a CDS encoding cell wall hydrolase; the encoded protein is MAARWIGLTRSNKKNSRARAKAHTMKQSLHALGAGGVLVLAAAMNFALYPDALAEVISGERPIIGFVPAEPAGNTLSTATPTVLNENEVRLLAATVWGEARSEGEDGMRAVAHVMVNRIGPRFGEDLATVILSPKQFSVWNRGDPNRRTVINLARDPSSIATDPQWLVADQVAREVLSGASVDPTGGALFYHTRAVRPRWARIGQGRQVIGQHIFYVDVPDPGVRDTPRLIDVAQYLGQAISGNEPRTTQASSRRGPRAGRVNGVIQYAPVGAGGQPLPSETTAQAVDVNAAATPTISGGPVATPDTIAPIGASAP